A single Paraburkholderia sp. FT54 DNA region contains:
- a CDS encoding nucleobase:cation symporter-2 family protein, with translation MQSNTVHPCDERLPAGQLLTLGIQHVLVMYAGAVAVPLIIGAALKLPKDQIAFLISADLFSCGIATLIQTLGLWMFGIRLPVIMGCTFAAVGPMVAIGTNPSLGILDIFGSTIAAGVVGILLAPAVGKLLRFFPPVVIGVVISVIGLSLMEVGINWAAGGVGNPDYGNPVYLGLSLIVLMLILLINKFAKGFLANISVLLGIVAGFVIALALGRVNMEGVTHAPWVGFVMPFHFGLPHFDPLSIATMVTVMFVTFIESTGMFLAVGDMVDRPVDQKTLVRGLRVDGLGTLIGGIFNSFPHTSFSQNVGLIGVTGVKSRFVCAMGGVILVLLGLFPKMAQVVASVPAFVLGGAGIVMFGMVAANGIKVLSKVDFVKNHHNLFIVAVSIGLGLVPVVSPHFFSKLPPALSPLLHSGILLASVSAVVLNLIFNGVKSEKKAQCEIRSAGHDFDGRGGNEPRGDEMLRAADLH, from the coding sequence ATGCAATCGAACACGGTTCACCCGTGCGACGAGCGACTGCCCGCAGGCCAGTTGCTCACGCTCGGCATTCAGCACGTTCTGGTGATGTATGCCGGCGCAGTCGCGGTGCCGCTGATCATCGGCGCGGCGCTCAAGCTGCCGAAAGACCAGATCGCGTTCCTGATCAGCGCCGATCTGTTTTCCTGCGGCATCGCCACGCTGATTCAGACGCTCGGATTGTGGATGTTCGGCATTCGTCTGCCGGTCATCATGGGCTGCACGTTCGCGGCCGTCGGTCCGATGGTCGCGATCGGCACCAATCCCTCGCTCGGTATTCTCGACATCTTCGGCTCGACGATCGCGGCGGGCGTGGTCGGCATTCTGCTCGCGCCCGCGGTCGGCAAGTTACTGCGCTTTTTCCCGCCGGTCGTGATCGGCGTGGTGATCTCGGTGATCGGTTTGTCGCTGATGGAAGTCGGCATCAACTGGGCGGCCGGCGGCGTGGGCAATCCGGATTACGGCAATCCGGTCTATCTTGGCCTCTCGCTGATCGTGCTGATGCTGATTCTGCTGATCAACAAGTTCGCCAAGGGCTTCCTCGCCAATATCTCCGTGCTGCTCGGTATCGTCGCGGGCTTCGTGATCGCGCTGGCGCTCGGGCGCGTCAACATGGAAGGCGTGACGCACGCGCCTTGGGTCGGCTTCGTCATGCCGTTCCACTTCGGCCTGCCGCACTTCGATCCGCTGTCGATCGCGACGATGGTCACCGTGATGTTCGTCACCTTCATCGAATCGACCGGCATGTTCCTCGCGGTCGGCGACATGGTGGACCGTCCGGTGGATCAGAAGACGCTGGTGCGCGGTCTGCGCGTCGACGGCCTGGGCACGTTGATCGGCGGCATCTTCAACTCGTTCCCGCATACCTCGTTCTCGCAGAACGTCGGCCTGATCGGCGTGACCGGCGTGAAGAGCCGCTTTGTCTGCGCCATGGGCGGCGTGATCCTGGTGCTGCTGGGCCTGTTTCCGAAGATGGCGCAAGTGGTCGCCTCGGTGCCGGCGTTCGTGCTCGGCGGCGCGGGCATCGTGATGTTCGGCATGGTCGCGGCCAACGGCATCAAGGTGCTGTCGAAGGTCGACTTCGTGAAGAACCACCACAACCTGTTCATCGTCGCGGTCAGTATCGGCCTGGGTCTCGTGCCGGTGGTGTCGCCGCACTTCTTCTCGAAGCTGCCGCCCGCGCTCTCGCCGCTGTTGCATAGCGGGATTCTGCTGGCTTCGGTGTCGGCGGTCGTGCTTAACCTGATCTTCAACGGCGTGAAGAGCGAGAAGAAGGCGCAGTGCGAAATTCGCAGCGCAGGGCATGATTTCGACGGACGCGGCGGCAACGAACCGCGCGGCGACGAGATGTTGCGCGCAGCGGATCTGCACTGA
- a CDS encoding FGGY family carbohydrate kinase, with protein sequence MSFLGIDLGTGSLKVAIVDENGREQAVASVAYPIETPHAGWAETSVQTWWRALCEAAARLPDGMRRGVRAIGFSGQMHGVVLIDAAGEAVRPAMLWPDTRALALLDAWPEPQPNPVAPGMAGPLLRWIVLHEPQSASRTRWALQPKDWLRVALGGAVVTDPSDACATALADPAGVWDEALLARLEIPHEWFAPLAPSYAAGGVLSQVAAQALGLRAGIVLATGAADTPCAALGSGLAHDGDALLTTGTGGQIVVLAEQAPAAVKGLHRYRAASDHWYRMAAMQNVGIALERARGWLSYEWADAYQDAFGDASAASGLTFLPYLTGERTPWLNPMARGGWLGLALDHTRGTMMRAAFEGVAFSLRAGLDAVRASGATVTALKLAGGGSVDARWRQLLADALNAELHAVDCPNAAPRGAAILGGLASGHWHARDLAALAPGATRVAGPQGDAALAERYARFLDLYGRVETWFADTSSR encoded by the coding sequence ATGAGTTTTCTCGGCATCGACCTCGGCACCGGTTCCCTCAAAGTAGCAATCGTCGACGAAAACGGTCGCGAGCAGGCGGTGGCGAGCGTCGCTTATCCAATCGAAACGCCGCATGCGGGTTGGGCGGAGACCTCGGTGCAAACATGGTGGCGCGCGCTATGCGAAGCCGCCGCGCGTTTGCCTGATGGAATGCGACGCGGCGTACGGGCCATCGGCTTTTCCGGACAGATGCACGGCGTCGTGCTGATCGACGCAGCGGGCGAGGCCGTGCGGCCCGCCATGCTATGGCCCGACACGCGCGCGCTCGCCTTGCTCGACGCGTGGCCCGAGCCGCAACCGAATCCGGTTGCGCCGGGCATGGCCGGTCCGCTGCTGCGCTGGATCGTGTTGCATGAACCGCAGTCCGCGAGCCGCACGCGCTGGGCGCTGCAACCGAAAGACTGGCTGCGCGTTGCGTTAGGCGGCGCGGTGGTGACCGATCCGTCCGACGCCTGCGCAACCGCGCTCGCCGATCCAGCGGGCGTGTGGGACGAGGCGCTGCTCGCGCGGCTCGAAATTCCCCATGAGTGGTTCGCGCCGCTGGCGCCATCCTATGCCGCGGGCGGCGTGTTGTCGCAGGTGGCGGCGCAGGCGCTGGGTTTGCGCGCCGGCATCGTGCTTGCGACCGGCGCTGCCGATACGCCTTGCGCCGCACTCGGCAGTGGCCTCGCGCACGATGGCGACGCGTTGCTCACCACCGGCACTGGCGGACAGATCGTCGTGCTGGCCGAGCAGGCGCCCGCGGCGGTCAAGGGCTTGCATCGCTATCGGGCGGCGAGCGATCACTGGTATCGGATGGCGGCGATGCAGAACGTCGGCATCGCGCTCGAACGTGCGCGCGGGTGGCTGTCGTATGAGTGGGCTGACGCGTATCAGGACGCATTCGGCGATGCATCTGCGGCATCCGGCCTCACGTTCTTGCCGTATCTCACGGGCGAACGTACGCCCTGGCTCAATCCGATGGCGCGCGGCGGCTGGCTCGGCCTTGCCCTCGATCACACGCGCGGGACGATGATGCGCGCCGCGTTCGAAGGCGTCGCGTTTTCGCTGCGCGCCGGCCTCGACGCGGTTCGCGCGAGCGGCGCGACGGTAACGGCATTGAAGCTGGCAGGAGGCGGTTCCGTCGACGCCCGCTGGCGTCAGTTGCTCGCCGATGCGCTGAACGCCGAGTTGCATGCGGTAGATTGTCCGAACGCGGCGCCGCGTGGCGCGGCCATTCTCGGCGGCCTTGCGAGCGGACACTGGCACGCGCGCGATCTCGCCGCGCTCGCGCCGGGAGCGACGCGCGTCGCCGGTCCGCAAGGCGACGCGGCGCTCGCCGAGCGCTACGCGCGTTTTCTCGATCTCTACGGACGAGTCGAGACCTGGTTCGCCGACACGTCGTCGCGGTAA
- a CDS encoding S-(hydroxymethyl)glutathione dehydrogenase/class III alcohol dehydrogenase translates to MKTKAAIAWKAGAPLTIEEVDLEGPRAGEVLIEVKATGICHTDYYTLSGADPEGIFPAILGHEGAGVIVDTGPGVGTLKKGDHVIPLYTPECRQCKFCLSRKTNLCQAIRSTQGKGLMPDSTSRFSLDGKPLFHYMGTSTFSNYIVVPEIAVAKVREDAPFDKICYIGCGVTTGVGAVVYSAKVEAGANVVVFGLGGIGLNVIQGAKMVGADKIIGVDINPGRVELAKKFGMTHFINPNEVENVVDHIVQLTDGGADYSFECIGNTKVMRQALECTHKGWGQSFIIGVAAAGEEISTRPFQLVTGREWKGSAFGGARGRTDVPKIVEWYMEGKINIDDLITHRLPLERINEGFDLMKKGESIRSVVLY, encoded by the coding sequence ATGAAGACCAAAGCAGCAATCGCATGGAAAGCCGGCGCGCCGTTGACGATCGAAGAAGTGGACCTCGAAGGTCCGCGCGCCGGTGAAGTCCTGATCGAAGTGAAGGCCACGGGCATCTGCCACACCGACTACTACACGCTGTCGGGCGCTGATCCCGAAGGCATTTTTCCGGCGATTCTCGGCCACGAAGGCGCGGGGGTGATCGTCGATACCGGTCCTGGCGTCGGCACGTTGAAGAAGGGCGATCACGTCATTCCGCTTTACACGCCGGAATGCCGTCAGTGCAAATTCTGTCTGTCGCGCAAGACCAATCTTTGTCAGGCAATCCGTTCGACGCAAGGCAAGGGTTTGATGCCCGACTCGACCTCGCGCTTTTCGCTGGACGGCAAGCCGCTGTTTCACTACATGGGCACGTCCACGTTTTCGAACTACATCGTCGTGCCGGAAATCGCGGTCGCGAAGGTGCGTGAAGACGCGCCGTTCGACAAGATCTGTTACATCGGCTGCGGCGTGACAACGGGCGTCGGCGCTGTCGTGTATTCGGCGAAGGTCGAAGCGGGCGCGAACGTCGTGGTGTTCGGCCTTGGCGGCATCGGCCTGAATGTGATCCAGGGTGCGAAGATGGTGGGCGCGGACAAGATCATCGGCGTCGACATCAATCCGGGCCGCGTCGAACTGGCGAAGAAATTCGGCATGACGCACTTCATCAACCCGAACGAAGTCGAGAACGTGGTCGATCACATCGTGCAGTTGACCGATGGCGGCGCGGACTATTCGTTCGAGTGCATCGGCAACACGAAGGTGATGCGTCAGGCGCTGGAGTGCACGCACAAGGGCTGGGGCCAGTCGTTCATCATCGGCGTGGCGGCGGCGGGCGAGGAGATCAGCACGCGTCCGTTCCAGCTGGTGACGGGCCGCGAGTGGAAGGGCTCGGCGTTCGGTGGCGCACGCGGGCGCACGGACGTGCCGAAGATCGTCGAATGGTACATGGAAGGCAAGATCAATATCGACGATCTGATCACGCACCGTCTGCCGCTCGAGCGCATCAACGAAGGCTTCGATCTGATGAAGAAGGGCGAGTCGATCCGCTCGGTCGTGCTCTACTAA
- the fghA gene encoding S-formylglutathione hydrolase, translating into MLELLSSHACHGGEQRIYRHDSQTIGLPMRFSIYLPPQALQPNANVPALFYLAGLTCTEETFPVKAGAQRFAARHGIALIAPDTSPRGAGVPGESAAWDFGVGAGFYVDATQQPWAQHYRMYSYVRDELRETVLANLPVDGARLGIFGHSMGGHGALMLALRNPEIYRSVSAFAPIAAPSQCPWGVKAFGGYLGEDREAWKQYDASELVAHVSRKFSAGILVDQGLADQFLAEQLNPDVFEAACKAAGQPLTLRRHAGYDHGYYFISTFIEDHLAHHAKVLLG; encoded by the coding sequence ATGCTTGAACTTCTGTCGTCGCACGCCTGTCATGGCGGGGAGCAGCGCATCTATCGGCACGACTCGCAGACCATCGGTCTGCCGATGCGCTTCTCCATCTACCTGCCGCCGCAGGCCTTGCAGCCCAACGCGAACGTGCCCGCGCTGTTCTATCTTGCGGGTCTCACGTGCACGGAAGAGACCTTTCCGGTCAAAGCCGGCGCGCAGCGCTTCGCGGCGCGGCACGGCATTGCGCTGATCGCGCCGGATACCAGCCCGCGCGGTGCGGGCGTGCCGGGCGAAAGCGCGGCGTGGGACTTCGGCGTGGGCGCGGGATTTTACGTCGACGCCACACAGCAGCCGTGGGCGCAGCACTACCGGATGTACTCGTATGTGCGGGACGAACTGCGCGAAACGGTGCTCGCGAATCTGCCGGTGGACGGCGCGCGCTTGGGCATCTTCGGGCATTCGATGGGTGGTCACGGCGCGTTGATGCTGGCGCTGCGCAATCCGGAGATTTATCGGTCGGTGTCGGCGTTCGCGCCGATTGCCGCGCCCTCACAATGCCCGTGGGGCGTGAAGGCGTTCGGCGGCTATCTGGGCGAAGACCGCGAAGCGTGGAAGCAGTACGACGCGAGCGAACTGGTCGCGCATGTGTCGCGCAAGTTTTCGGCGGGGATTCTGGTCGATCAGGGGCTCGCGGATCAGTTCCTCGCGGAGCAACTGAATCCCGACGTGTTCGAAGCCGCCTGCAAAGCCGCGGGTCAGCCGTTGACGCTACGCCGTCATGCAGGCTACGACCACGGCTATTACTTCATCTCGACGTTCATCGAGGATCATCTCGCGCATCACGCGAAGGTGCTGCTGGGCTGA
- a CDS encoding metal ABC transporter permease — MFEYDFMVNAFAASGIVAVLAGVVGYFLVMRGQTFAGHALSHVGFTGATGAVLIGISPIWGMIGFTLAAGVGMGALGERLAGRDVAIGVILSLSLGFGLLFLHFFTAYATQVTALLFGNVLGVNASTLGVLAGLGVVSLLALAAIMRPLLFASLQPELAEAKGVSLRLVSVLFLAIAALAVAACTQIVGVLLVFTLMVGPAAAAQNMTTRLSAGLVLAAVFALLQAWLGLTLAFYTDWPTSFWITVLSAVVYGGSLLKRH; from the coding sequence ATGTTTGAATACGATTTCATGGTGAACGCATTCGCGGCGTCCGGGATCGTCGCGGTGCTGGCCGGCGTGGTGGGTTATTTTCTGGTGATGCGCGGACAGACCTTCGCGGGCCACGCGCTTTCGCACGTCGGCTTCACCGGCGCAACCGGCGCGGTGCTGATCGGCATCTCGCCGATCTGGGGGATGATCGGCTTCACGCTCGCGGCGGGCGTCGGCATGGGCGCACTCGGTGAGCGCCTCGCCGGACGCGATGTGGCGATCGGCGTGATCCTCTCGCTGTCGCTCGGCTTCGGCTTGCTGTTTCTACATTTCTTCACCGCGTACGCGACCCAGGTCACCGCGCTGCTGTTCGGTAACGTGCTCGGCGTGAATGCATCGACGCTCGGTGTGCTGGCAGGTCTGGGGGTCGTGAGTCTGCTGGCGCTCGCGGCGATCATGCGGCCGCTGCTGTTCGCCTCGTTGCAGCCGGAGCTGGCCGAAGCCAAGGGCGTCTCGTTACGCCTCGTGTCCGTGCTTTTTCTCGCGATTGCCGCGCTGGCCGTGGCGGCATGTACGCAGATCGTCGGCGTGTTGCTGGTGTTCACGCTGATGGTCGGCCCGGCCGCCGCCGCGCAAAACATGACGACGCGGTTGTCAGCGGGCCTTGTGCTCGCCGCTGTGTTCGCGCTGCTGCAGGCATGGCTCGGTCTGACGCTCGCCTTCTACACCGATTGGCCGACGAGCTTCTGGATCACCGTGCTGTCGGCGGTGGTGTATGGCGGGAGTTTGTTGAAACGGCATTGA